The genomic window GGCCTGGGTCCTGGCCTGGGCCTGGGTGAGTTCCCCCCGGCCGGCCCGGGCGTCGAAATCCTGGAGGATCCCGAAGACGCTCTCCACCGCCACCCGGGTGGCGTTCTCCCGGTCCTCGGTCACCTGCTTCTCCACGGTGGGGAGGACCAGCAGGACGGTCACCAGGACGAGTGGCAGGAGGGACAAGGTCACCACCATCACGGTCTGGCCGAACAGGTTGAGCCTTCGTTTGGATTTCGTGGCCATGGGGGCTCCGGTCCCCAGGAACAACGGCAGAAACCCGCCTTTTGATTAATTTCGATGGAAACCCCATGAGGATCAATATTTGAAATTCATTCTGCCGGCCGGTCCGGCGAGGCCCCGCCCATCCGGTAGATCCAGTCGAAGGCCGTGGGGATGGCCAGGAGGGCGCCCTCCACGTGGGTGATCCCGCCCCCGGGCCTGCCCAGGGGCAGGAAGGTGAACAGCCCCGTGGGGTCCGCGCCCTCCTTGCGCACGGCGCCCTCCAGGAGCCACCGGGCGGTGAGGGTGTTCGCGAGCGGCACGTCCCGGTCGTCGGGGCTCTGGCAGAAGAGGATGGGACGGGTGGGGGTCCAGCCCTCCGCCACGTCGTTCTCCTCCAGGATCCCCTTCATCGGACTCGTGGCGAAGGCCGGATCCTCCAGGTCCCGGGCCACCCAGTCCGGGTTGAGCAGATCCCGGAGGACGACGGTCCCCGGGGCGCGTCCCATGCGGGCGGCGATCCGGCCGTCCACCAGGGTCCCGTCCGTGAAACCGTTGATCCACTGAAGGATGTTCCCGTCCTCCCCGGTGGCGAGCAGCCGCGGGGTCAGGGTTTCCAGGGGGTCCATGATTCTCCCATAAATTGCGTTGTACCCCAGGAGCACGTAGGGGATGAAGAACGGATGCCTGAAAGGCTGGTTCCGGGCCAGGATCTGCCGGCGCGTGGTGCCCGAGATGTCGAAGGGCCCCGCCATGCAGGCCGAACCCGCAAGCTGGAAGGCCGCCTCCCCTCCGTACAGGGCCCGGTGGGTCTCCATCTCCCGCGCCGCCGCCAGGGAGGCGTAGCCGCCCTCCGAATAGCCCATGAGGAAGATCCTCCCGTCCCACGCGTAGTCGTTCCCCGCCACGTACGGGTCCTCGGTGAACCGGTCCCGTATGGCCTGGATCCCGTCCACGATGGCGTAGGCCAGGGACTTCCCGTGGCAGTAGGGGTGGAAGGAGGTCCCGTCCCCTCCCATCCCCGGCTGGTCGGGCATGGCCACGGCGAAGCCGTAGTAGGCGGCCGCCGCGGCGCCCAGGATCCATTCGTGGCCCCCGAACTGCGAGGCCACCCCCTCCTTGAGGAGGGACGTGCCGT from Geothrix sp. 21YS21S-2 includes these protein-coding regions:
- a CDS encoding lipase family protein, coding for MKRLFRAMGAALAILASPLGAQPSPTLLPTRPGDPACWGTFIACAQFVEQWAGPRMPDWVVHSSLLSYSARKPLYGDLGRPLLDDRGVQRTASIHQSGRVFFPPAWRLGGHRRMPIVIYTHGTSLLKEGVASQFGGHEWILGAAAAAYYGFAVAMPDQPGMGGDGTSFHPYCHGKSLAYAIVDGIQAIRDRFTEDPYVAGNDYAWDGRIFLMGYSEGGYASLAAAREMETHRALYGGEAAFQLAGSACMAGPFDISGTTRRQILARNQPFRHPFFIPYVLLGYNAIYGRIMDPLETLTPRLLATGEDGNILQWINGFTDGTLVDGRIAARMGRAPGTVVLRDLLNPDWVARDLEDPAFATSPMKGILEENDVAEGWTPTRPILFCQSPDDRDVPLANTLTARWLLEGAVRKEGADPTGLFTFLPLGRPGGGITHVEGALLAIPTAFDWIYRMGGASPDRPAE